Part of the Zingiber officinale cultivar Zhangliang chromosome 6A, Zo_v1.1, whole genome shotgun sequence genome, AGCTACGGTACCACATGGGGCCGGTGCTCACCGCCAATATCACCGTCCACCCCATTTGGTACGGCAGTTGGTCGCCGTCGCAGAAGCATATCCTCCGCTGCTTTCTCCGTTCCATCTCCGCCCCCTCCGCCCCGCGCCCCTCTGTCGCCGCCTGGTGGCGCACCGTCCGCCTTTACACCGACCAGACCGGCGCCAACATCTCCGCCACTGTTGTCCTCGGCGCTGAGCGCTCCGACCGCCGGTACTCCCACGGCCGCAAGCTCTCCCGCCTGGCGATCCAGAACGTGATCCGCGACGCGGTGGCGGCGCCTCGCCGCCCGCTCCCAGTTAACCCCCGCGGCGGGCTCTACCTCGTCCTCACCTCCGCCGACGTCGCCGTGCAGGACTTCTGCCTCACGGCCTGCGGTTTCCATTACTTCACCTTCCCGGCCATCGTCGGCTACACGCTCCCCTACGCCTGGGCCGGTAACTCCGCGGTCCAGTGCCCCGGGTTCTGCGCCTACCCGTTCGCCGTCCCGCCCTTCGCCGTCGGCCTCCGCGCCGCGGAGCGGCCTCCCAACGGCGACGTCGGGGTCGACGGCATGGTCAGCGTGGTGGCGCACGAGCTGGCGGAGATGGCCTCCAACCCGCTGGTGAACGCGTGGTACGCCGGCGAGGACCCCAGCTTTCCCACCGAGATCGCCGACCTCTGCGAGGGCATCTACGGCACCGGCGGCGGCGGGGCCTACACGGGGCAGATGCTCATCGACGGCCGCAGCGGCGCCGCCTACAACGTGAACGGCGTCGGCGGCAGCAAATTCCTGGTCCAGTGGATTTGGAACCCATACTTGAGCTACTGCAGCGGACCCAACGCACTCGATCACCAGTAGCGACCTCCATTTTTGCTTCAAAAATCACTTTTTTAGatccttctcttttttttttcttgttggaATCCTGTTCTTGTCTGTACTCACTACTGAGTGTATGATGATCTATTTAGCTAAATAAGGAGAAAGACGAGGACATGGCCGGAGAAGTTGCTGCTGCTATGGAAGATGACGACGAGTATGTTCGCAAATTATTGCTTGTACAAATTGGATTCTCTTTTACTTGATCTCCGCGTCGGTCTCTGAATTCTTTGCTTGATCATTGTTGCCCTAATTTGAAGCTTTTGCTGTGAGGCCATAGCTTTTCTTTTTGGCAGATTGGAACCAGTTGGGTGCAGGAAGAGGTCGAATTTGAAATTTGAGTAAATTTCGTGGACTttcattatttttcaaaaatactccCTAGAGGAGGGAATCTCAAAAAACCCTTGGAAAATAAGAGCTCCATGGCTTTGGATGACACCAGTGCTTTGGTACCATAATGTCCAACATAGATATTGACACTTTGTGGTCTTGTGACCCATTTGAAAATTGAGTCACTAGAGTGAtgccaaaattaaaataaattaaagccAATTGCCCTCTCCTCTCAATGTGTGCCCAATTGTCCCAGGATCCATTCACAATGCTTTGTTGATGGGAAAAAGCTTAACAAGGCTTTGAGTTGTCTTTCCACAGAATTTGAGTGGGGAGAGAATGAAATCTTACCTCAGTTGGCACCACATTGCTAGTGGAAATATAGTCAGAGGTTTCAGTGGATTGTGCTCCAACTTAAGATAAGCCTGCGCAAGAGCATGAGCATAGGCATGGATCAAACTTGGGCTGACTTGTGaagtcaaaaaaaataaaaaataaaaaataaatattaaaaacaaGGACATTTTAGgtatgtattttttaaaataattcttcaattaatataaaagaaagaaagataggtaggaaaatataataaaaacaaAGGTTCTTGTTGTGTGGTACATGCTTGCATAACTTCTTGTCGGACTAAGTATGATATGGTGGGAAATTTTTATGGGACCATATCGGTTCACTCTTAGGATTAAATAGAATAAATTGGATATTTCGGTTCACTCTTAGGATTAAATAGAATAAATTGGATATTTGATGTCAACTATAAAAAAAAAGTATGACATGTTGGCGGAGTAGAGCTACTTGCTATTTTCGGTCGGGAGAGAGCTTCTTAGTCCTCTTGTAGTAGCGAGAGAGTCGATGGACCTTGCTCTCCACAAGGATGATCCTGAACTTGCAGTCTTTGTCCTTCCTGTTCTTCGCCAGATGACCCTGATTGCCACTGCTTTCTTAATCAGGTGGTACAAATGCTCCGGAATTTCTGGCGCAAGCCCTACAACAACCCAATGTTTCTACTAGAATATGTAATTATTGAACAGGATTGAAATTAAACCTTCAAATATTCCTCAATACTGTTAAATGTTACCTGTTTCTTTGCAAATCTTTAGAACCACCCATGTTTCTACTAGAATAGATCCTGTGTATATTCTTTACGCCATATGTATCAGCCGAACATATATATgcaattttcataataaatttttgagttgaaaTAATGCGCCAAGTGAAACACCGTGCTGAGCGAAATGAACCGGCCGGATAGATATATGTCATTTTCGTAATGAATCTTCGGATGGAATAATAAGCTGAGCGAGAACATTATGCCGAGCGAAATAAATAGACCAGACATATATAATCGACTTCCATAATAAATTTCCGAACTAAATAAGAGGATGAGCGAGAACATAATGCCGAGCAAAATAAATAGAATGAACATATATAATCAATTTCCATAATGAATTTTTGGACTGAATAATAAGCTGGCCGAGCGAGCCATTGCGTCGAGAAAAATAAATAGACCGGACATTTATAAACTCTTGATGTTAGAATCCGTCCATAACAAATACTTGTTTATTACTCATCCAAGATCTCGGGGGCTTgatgttaatacagtctgacctggctgttgttttgatgttgacactgatttaagtttgtatcagatattaattaaactcagactgattaatgatcaaggttgatcatgtggagaggaaaagtccaagcacggatacttggcacgcgaagtcggagagggctcggcagctcgttctccggactaggtcggagagggctcggtagctcgttctccggattaggtcagagagggctcggtagctcgttctctggaccggacgaagtcggtgagggctcgacagctcgttctccggactaggtcagagagggctcggtagcttggtctctggaccggacgtggaagtcggagagggctcggtagcttgttatccagactaggtcagagagggctcggtagctcgttctctggaccaggaagacgttagggtttagggttgggaagctctaaaactaacacagagacattggatcggtctgttgaccgatccagtgatactttggttgactggatcggtctgtcgaccgatccagtgatacctggattatctgatcggtctcgtgaccgatcagtaaccacatagaaacaatctgtggattatctgatcggtctcgtgaccgatcagtaaccacacagaagcaatctgtgggctatctgaccggtctatggaccgatcagaaggaagcaATGAGATTCAGAGCgataggggggatcggtctgtggactgatccacccataggctgatcggtccacagaccgatcagaatcatcccagaccgatcaaggtgtgtcctgatcggtccggaaggctatggatcggtctgttgaccgatccacaacaatgtcgtttgtcttctgctgtttctctgcgatttctgattcacctgatcaaatcatctgctgtgagatttttgagttacaggttgcaggtgtcgtgccagtgcttaatttaaaattaagctccatcagaagaataagaccaaatgctctttctactgtgtttcgctgcaaatggtgcaattggagcgtcaacgttcaccgGCTGCAATCAGTTGgtaacagcttgactcttgcttattggttcgagctcagagacaccagtgaagaccatggatggtattggtgtgagttcagagaaccagatgaggaggaagagtgattggcgacgcctgagttggtcgtagtgattcgatacaggtgacagtgattcggctctggctgaagacagtgagaaagcagaataagaagaaggcagaagagaggtttggtaagATTTTTGAAACTCTCTGTCGACCGAAGCAAGTGTGCTGTGTTGTTAaactcttggctgaggaatcccttCTTTTCTTGCgttctgcttcgtggctgtaagtttcattgttcatttcttttggccactgAATTCTGTAAGtcctgtgcttcatttcaaatcttttctgtgacattgtggagaggttactccaccgagaaggagaaatacttagccggaatttgtccggggtgtgatctaccgaaagatcaagggatcgtccaccttacggacacgccgaggagtaggggcaagttatccccgaacctcgtacatacttgtgtaagctgtgggttgtgtttctttccttgcatcagttttcttgttgtttatttccgctgtgctaacaaccttttgtgaggaattgattgagtttttagtggaggctattcacaccccccctctctagccatccgaaggtcctaacacttgAAACATACCCGATTGCTTGAAGATTAAATGATTCGTAGGTGTGAGAACACGTTTACTCATACTTGAGTTTAAAGTCATGGTTtgactatatagagtttaaagttgaGTTCGACTGTATAGAATTTAAAGTTGAGCTCGaatgtatagagtttaaagtcattgTTCGATtatgtagagtttaaagtcacaatTCGACtctatagagtttaaagtcgagttcgactgtatagagtttaaagtcaagttcgactatatagagtttaaattcaagttcgattatatagagtttaaagtcgagtTTGACCTAATAGAGTTTTAAGTTGAGTTTGACTGAGATGAATCCGCCTGCACTTTTCATTAAATGTATAAAAAGTTGAATAAAATACAGGAGTAAATTATAGGCATACTTGTCAAATTCTATAAGGTTAGAGATGGTTGGCACTCCAAAGTCTGTCCAATCTCTGACCTTCAGCATCTTCAAGATAATAAGAGTTAGAAGCGAGTTTTGTATCACCTTGAATGGTCCTCCCCACTGTGGCTCCAATTTGTTGACCTATCCTACCGGCTTGATACTCTTCCAGACCAGATCACCACCTGAAAAAAATCTAGGAATAACCCTTTTGTTATAAGTTTACCTCATCCTTTGGTGATATGATATAAGTCGAGCTACTGCCTTGTCCCAGTTAGGTGCTTCTCTCAGAGATTCCTAGGGTACTCTTCCATGTCCCACATGTTGCAGCGGTGTGCGGAAGAGTGCTCGAGGACGTCGGATCGGTGAGAGAGATGCCGGAAGCAGTCGAGCAAGACCCTCCTCTGGCACTCTTTCCCTCTGATGGGTCGTTATTGACGCTACCTGATTTGAGGGCGGCAATGTGCCACCAGTATTTccatgttgttgttgttggtgcaacatccctcaggtcaaggttgacctgggtgaccaagctgagtcttggtttgagtttagatgtttgacaataagaaattgattgaagaagagtcaagtaggtcaaggttgaccggatacttgacaggaaagtcctggtgagtgaagccaggcagaaggaaaaccctagtgagtgaagctaggtgaaagtcctagtgagtgaagctaggtgaaagtcctggtgagtgaaaccaggtgaaaaccctagtgagtgaagctaggtgaaagtcctggtgagtgacgccaggcagaaggaaaaccctagtgagtgaagctaggtgaaagtcctagtgagtgaagctaggtgaaagtcctggtgagtgaaaccaggtgaaaaccctagtgaatgaagctaggtgaaagtcctggtgagtgaagccaggcagaaggaaaaccttagtgagtgaagctaggtgaaagtcctggtgagtgaagccaggtgaaagccctagtgagtgaagctaggcagatggaaaaccctagtgagtgaagctaggtgaaagtcctggtgagtgaagccaggcaagggaaaatccagatggatcaaggatgatcggacatctggtgttgggaagtccaagtaggtcaaaggattgactggatacttgacacgaggaaatacaaataggtcaaagggattgaccagacatctgatggaagtcctagcaggtcaaaggagtgaccagatgctaggcatgatgtaccaacagatcaaggttgaccggatgttggtttgagaggcttggaacttggttttgggcaaaaaccaagtgttggatcgatcagtggatcgatccaggagctggatcgatcagtggatcgatccaggcttctcctaagcgaacagagagcctctggatcgatccgtggatcgatccagatgttccaatcgatcagtggatcgattgggacgcggctgctttgcgcgataagcgctggatcgatccgtggatcgatccaggcgtttttccagagcacagaggcgctctggatcgatccgtggatcgatccaaagcctccccgatcgattgggaatattcgaatcgatcgggatccgaccgttggcgtcgataaaggccgcaggcgttcatttccttcggcatctcttctccaattcactccagatttctcgccagctcctccacagcactcacaaagctcagatcgccagttcttgaaggatcttggaagttttccaagtcaagaggcggatcaaagccaagaagagaagctagggttagggtttatactcattgtaagcttgtaagcttgtatttcttgtatcctttccctctcttattgtattgagtcttgtagggcttctccgcccttggtagttaccataaaggagagttttatttagtggagggtgtgtatgttggtgtggatccttggattagtcacctcttgtgaggtggataccaagtaaaccaaccgtgttagcgttgtgttattgttctttgtatttccgctgcacatctttgaaggaacaagcaacgccgagcaccgagcgaacgcgacgagctattcaccccccctctagctacttttggtcctaacaagtggtatcagagcgaggccgctcttcaccggaatcatcgccggaagggtcaagcataacaagaaaagctagagggtgaagaagttgaagcaaaattgtcaaagtcaaagatatcaaaaagctcaacttcaagatgcaattccaagatggacttggatttgacacaagggtggctccaccatacacttccacgagtttcgattcttggaaatcaagaattaaaaattttcttatgatggagatagagcaatggtttgctctaatggaaggcttcgaggctccaagaaattcaaagggcaaagttctcaagaggagcaagtggagcaaagagcaagtccaaaggtgcgaggccaatgataaagtgaccaagctcttggtaaatttattgccaagcaccatcctttgcaaaattggagaatttgaagatgcaaaggaattatggagcaaattggccaagcttcatgaagagatcccctccactgtacaagagcaagaagtatccagagagggtgactctttggagcaagaccaagaggagggctccgaggttgagagatgctcaacctccgaggaagaggaaatccaagaagtttcatcctcaagggaatgcaacgaagggaacaaggagggagcatactccttgtttcatattcaagatgatgaagcctccacctctaggattgagggggagcaatccttggtgacacaggatcaagaagaaggagaagcttctacatccgggtcaagagatgaagagattgaagaagcttctacctccatgagtcaagaaaaatcaaatggaggagaatcaagatcggatcaagaggaaacttctatctccggatccaaaggaaaagatgccacccctacaagcaaaggtataaatatttcaattaaaaataaaaatcatattatatgctttgagtgtagggaacatgggcactacaagagcaagtgccctaaattggccaagaagaagggccaagtggcacaaaagggcaaggcgaagcccaaggagatcatccccaacacaaagaagagcaaggagcatattatatgcttctcttgcaatcaaaaggggcattaccgaagtcaatgccccaaggggaagaagatggtcaagctcaaggaggcattcgtcaagggggagcctccaaggtaaagaagaaggtaacatttattgagcatacccctttacattatggtaaaaagcatgatagttctaacttatatcattttaatgcaatttaccataagaatagaaagcatgagggctttaaggaaaaacatgtggccctacatgccaaaactacccaacctaaggttaggaaggtagatagacacatgggcgggaacactaaggaaaatagacacatgcccaagataaaaaatgctcatggaccaaaacctaaggatttaatgatagaaaatcaagtcttgaggtcaagacttgacaaactagaaaagaccctaaaaaggatggagaatatccttaaagggcaaaatgagcaatacctagggctaggtgcacaaaggtcatccaatggctatagaggtttgggatacaaacccaaagctaaaaaggatgtgcctagttatcatagggttccatatagctatggaacaaaccctaagtctagaggtcaagtcaaagatacaagggaagatatccctagaagtatctttgcaaccaaagtgactaagacttctaagaagtctaagaaagtcactaacaaggtcacaagggaggctatccctagagttgacctagaaaatgtgaccaaggcttctaagaagcccaacaaggtcactaggaaggtatctagggaagttatccctagtgagtacctagagcatccaaggagcaccaataggtgttgggttcctaggagcatcttctctaccccatagatgggttagagagtgtcaactccgattagaagggtagttaacccaactttgaggaaattgacactcaaggagcattttcaaggttttagttaacctttgaaaatgaaatggacctattgattactccttgaaagagtaaaatgtgtctaatggtgaaaaactgattttatcttaaaatggcacaaattgggaaaaccttgagaagtaccaagttgggattttggtattctcttggaaatttaaggcaatccgggccttgatttatgtaatcactcttgaggaaaaatggaatatgccaacatttgaggacatgtttattttcaattggcatacattaaatcaaggaaattagaaatgccaatttaggctttggcattctcttgaagcactttagggcaatctaggtttaagttgtaagtttagctaagactttaaggatacttagatagttaatctaggtatattttatgtatgctaaatcttgccatgattgtttgcccatcatatgccatgacatcatgtctagttttgcattcatgttttattatgaaaaatctaaaaataccatgtcatgacattcatacatcatgtagttatagaatatttttcttttgaaaattattttactttgatgtatgtcataacataatcatgcgttaaatttaattccttgtaattaaggacaaatgacatttaacgacacttattgacaagtgacatcctaggtggatgtctaatatttctaaaatgcctagatagatatgcatgatccctagattagggcaaaaaccaaaatctacatctcacaaagactataaggtgacttgtatgtgattagtgcacattagatacaagtgagatgttaggatgatgaacaaagctcaagatgttgatttagtgcattcttttgagttttaggttcatcaaaacacatagttatgtgttttcccatcattgggaaagctaatgtacaagtcatgtgcattatgcccaaggaacatgatgggatattggttttgaaaatgttttaaaaatgtttttggaaaaccttggtgaaggctatcttttgatagtaatcaccattgaatagttagacacaaacttgaagaaaaacactaaagtttttgcaagttttcaagtttgtgtcaatcttt contains:
- the LOC121995841 gene encoding protein EXORDIUM-like 3; amino-acid sequence: MSRCGRFHECLALGLLAVAVASGGVVAWRPWPHHFAEDGSSGEKNAALVAGGEAAALGESKKYEGSSEFVKLRYHMGPVLTANITVHPIWYGSWSPSQKHILRCFLRSISAPSAPRPSVAAWWRTVRLYTDQTGANISATVVLGAERSDRRYSHGRKLSRLAIQNVIRDAVAAPRRPLPVNPRGGLYLVLTSADVAVQDFCLTACGFHYFTFPAIVGYTLPYAWAGNSAVQCPGFCAYPFAVPPFAVGLRAAERPPNGDVGVDGMVSVVAHELAEMASNPLVNAWYAGEDPSFPTEIADLCEGIYGTGGGGAYTGQMLIDGRSGAAYNVNGVGGSKFLVQWIWNPYLSYCSGPNALDHQ